One stretch of Microvirga lotononidis DNA includes these proteins:
- a CDS encoding phytoene/squalene synthase family protein: MAEAISNFAHCEALVREADPDRYWASLFAPADKRPHLHALYAFNFEIARVREAVREALVGEIRLQWWRDALQGEARGDVRANPVAAALDDTIVQFRLPRQSFVDLIDARIFDLYDDPMPSLNDLEGYCGETSSSLIQLSSLILADGSNPGTADAAGHAGVAYAITGLLRAFPHHARQGQVFVPADILTRHGVVREDIVTGRGGPGLKGALADLRAVARRHLEQARQLRTTIPDAAKPAFQPLALVEPYLKAMERRDYDPFHTPVDLPQWRRVWALWRGPF, encoded by the coding sequence ATGGCAGAGGCAATCTCGAACTTCGCCCATTGCGAAGCGCTCGTGCGCGAGGCCGATCCGGATCGCTACTGGGCGAGCCTCTTCGCGCCCGCGGACAAGCGCCCGCATCTCCACGCACTCTATGCCTTCAACTTCGAAATTGCCCGTGTCCGCGAGGCGGTCCGCGAAGCGCTCGTCGGCGAGATCCGCCTGCAATGGTGGCGTGATGCTCTTCAAGGCGAGGCACGGGGCGACGTGCGCGCCAACCCGGTTGCCGCCGCGCTCGACGACACCATCGTGCAGTTCCGCCTGCCGCGGCAATCCTTCGTCGACCTGATCGATGCCCGGATCTTCGATCTCTACGACGACCCGATGCCGAGCCTGAACGACCTCGAGGGCTATTGCGGCGAGACTTCCTCCAGCCTGATCCAGCTCTCGAGCCTCATCCTCGCCGACGGCTCCAACCCCGGCACGGCGGACGCCGCAGGCCATGCGGGTGTCGCCTATGCGATCACCGGTCTTCTGCGCGCTTTCCCGCACCATGCGCGACAGGGGCAGGTCTTCGTTCCTGCCGACATCCTGACCCGCCACGGAGTGGTGCGCGAGGACATCGTCACCGGGAGGGGCGGGCCGGGGCTCAAAGGGGCTCTGGCCGATCTTCGCGCCGTCGCCCGTCGGCATCTCGAACAGGCGCGCCAGCTGCGGACGACCATTCCCGACGCCGCGAAGCCCGCCTTCCAGCCGCTCGCCCTGGTCGAGCCCTATCTCAAGGCCATGGAGCGGCGGGATTACGACCCGTTCCACACGCCCGTCGATCTGCCGCAATGGCGACGGGTCTGGGCGCTTTGGCGCGGGCCATTTTAA
- a CDS encoding calcium-binding protein produces MAIFKAFNAAGVGFDMSSTNSSGWAFIGAHPSVTTDLVYDNGTVAEFEVDGSPLVDYFTARYWSDGYTVIIDDLYYENNGADILTIQDLDLYTTVDALQGYAWYVNLNAGHDTFYGNDYDDLIRAGAGNDVVYAYDGDDIVYGDAGADDLYGSWGDDDLYGGTGRDILNGGAGSDYLNGGADNDELTGGSGKDYFVFDTRPSRTNVDRIVDFRPVDDTIMLDNQVFTRVGRDGWLSGGAFTTGSGARDSSDRIIYNKQTGALLYDPDGIGGAAAIKFAQLNKGLTLTKADFFLL; encoded by the coding sequence ATGGCAATCTTTAAGGCTTTCAACGCAGCGGGTGTCGGCTTCGACATGTCCAGCACCAACAGCTCAGGCTGGGCCTTCATCGGGGCTCACCCCTCCGTCACGACGGATCTCGTCTATGACAACGGCACGGTCGCCGAGTTCGAGGTTGATGGCAGTCCCCTGGTGGACTACTTCACGGCCCGATATTGGAGCGACGGCTACACGGTCATCATCGACGACCTGTATTACGAGAACAACGGCGCCGACATCCTGACCATTCAGGACCTCGACCTCTATACGACGGTGGACGCGCTCCAGGGTTATGCCTGGTACGTGAACCTGAACGCAGGCCACGACACCTTCTACGGCAACGATTACGACGATCTCATCCGCGCCGGCGCGGGCAACGACGTGGTCTACGCCTATGACGGCGACGACATCGTTTACGGGGATGCGGGAGCCGACGATCTCTACGGGAGCTGGGGCGACGACGACCTGTATGGCGGCACCGGCCGCGATATCCTGAATGGCGGCGCCGGAAGCGACTACCTCAACGGTGGCGCGGACAACGACGAGCTGACCGGCGGGTCCGGCAAGGACTATTTCGTCTTCGACACCCGGCCGTCCCGCACCAATGTGGACCGCATCGTCGATTTCCGGCCTGTCGACGATACCATCATGCTCGACAATCAGGTCTTCACCCGCGTCGGTCGGGATGGCTGGCTTTCAGGCGGCGCCTTCACCACCGGCTCCGGCGCCAGGGATTCCTCCGACCGGATCATCTACAACAAGCAGACCGGCGCCCTGCTCTACGACCCCGACGGCATCGGTGGCGCCGCCGCCATCAAGTTCGCCCAGCTCAACAAGGGACTGACCCTCACGAAGGCGGACTTCTTCCTGCTGTAG
- a CDS encoding glucose 1-dehydrogenase, with product MQSKRPVVLITGGSRGIGAAVAQLAAARGYDVAITYRSERDAAEQVLAACRASGAAAVACQGDVALDDDVVRVFDEAEAALGLISHVVNNAGITGKSSRLAEASTETIRACMDVNALGAIWVAREAARRLATSRGGLGGTIVNISSVAASLGSPNEYVWYAASKGAVDSLTVGLAKELAGEGIRVNAVSPGMTKTDIHERSTQDAGRLERLRPFIPLNRIGEPGEIAEAVLFLMSDASSYITGANIPVSGGR from the coding sequence ATGCAGTCCAAGCGTCCCGTTGTCCTTATTACAGGTGGAAGCCGCGGCATAGGGGCCGCGGTGGCGCAGCTTGCGGCGGCGCGCGGCTACGATGTCGCGATCACGTACAGGTCCGAACGCGATGCGGCCGAGCAGGTGCTCGCCGCCTGCCGTGCATCAGGAGCGGCTGCGGTCGCGTGCCAGGGCGATGTCGCTCTCGACGACGACGTGGTGCGCGTGTTCGACGAGGCGGAGGCCGCCTTGGGGCTCATCTCGCATGTGGTCAACAATGCGGGGATCACGGGCAAGTCCAGCCGGCTGGCGGAGGCATCGACCGAGACGATCCGCGCCTGCATGGATGTCAACGCCCTGGGTGCCATCTGGGTGGCACGCGAGGCAGCGCGGCGGCTTGCTACGAGCCGGGGCGGGCTAGGCGGCACGATCGTCAATATCTCGTCTGTCGCGGCCTCCCTGGGGAGCCCGAACGAGTACGTCTGGTATGCGGCCTCGAAAGGAGCCGTCGACTCGCTGACCGTCGGATTGGCGAAGGAGCTGGCGGGGGAGGGCATTCGGGTGAATGCCGTCTCGCCGGGGATGACGAAGACCGACATTCATGAGCGCAGCACCCAGGACGCCGGGCGCCTGGAGCGGCTTCGCCCCTTCATCCCCCTCAACCGGATCGGTGAGCCGGGGGAGATCGCCGAGGCCGTGCTGTTCCTGATGTCGGATGCCTCATCCTACATCACGGGCGCCAATATCCCGGTCTCGGGTGGTCGTTGA
- a CDS encoding Mth938-like domain-containing protein yields MSNGRLYDGFLPGRHPFDAYGNGGFRFADMSHRGSVLALPSGIRAWSVNSVAELTDEALDPIFAEADSIDLLLLGTGADIAAIPGVFRTRFRDAGIGLDVMQTGAAARTYNILLAENRKVAAALIAVP; encoded by the coding sequence ATGAGCAATGGTCGCCTCTACGATGGCTTCCTGCCGGGGCGCCATCCGTTCGACGCCTACGGCAATGGCGGCTTTCGCTTCGCGGACATGTCCCATCGCGGCTCGGTGCTCGCCCTGCCGTCGGGGATCAGGGCTTGGTCGGTAAATTCAGTGGCTGAACTCACCGACGAGGCGCTCGACCCCATCTTTGCAGAGGCCGATTCCATCGACCTCCTGCTCCTTGGCACGGGCGCCGACATCGCGGCCATCCCGGGTGTGTTCCGCACCCGGTTTCGCGATGCGGGGATCGGTCTCGACGTAATGCAGACGGGCGCCGCCGCGCGCACCTACAACATCCTGCTCGCCGAGAACCGCAAGGTCGCCGCGGCGCTGATCGCCGTTCCCTGA
- a CDS encoding DUF1127 domain-containing protein translates to MFVSYILSKVRAYMRYRETVRELSLLSDRELDDLGISRFQIESIARQNAVA, encoded by the coding sequence ATGTTCGTTTCCTACATTCTCTCTAAAGTCCGCGCCTACATGCGTTATCGCGAAACCGTCCGTGAGCTGTCGCTGCTTTCGGACCGCGAGCTCGACGATCTCGGCATCTCCCGCTTCCAGATCGAGAGCATCGCTCGCCAGAACGCCGTTGCGTAA
- the secF gene encoding protein translocase subunit SecF yields MRLIRLWPENSHFDFMRLRRFSFPLSAAISIATAIVLVTIGLNFGIDFKGGTLMEIQAKSGQANVAQIRQTAEGFGFGDVEVQEFGTGGEVSLRFPIQAGGESAQAAVVQKARDTFSNEYEFRRVETVGPRVSGELVQSGTIGVVLSVIAVLFYLWFRFERELAVASIIGTLHDIVLTIGFFVITRHEFNMTSIAAILTIVGYSLNETVVVFDRTRELMRRYKTMPAEELLNLSINHTMSRTIMTAATTALSLLALVLFGGQAIQGFAQVMLYGVVICTYSAICISSPMLIYIGLRGSESVKVPEGRAAAAE; encoded by the coding sequence GTGCGCCTCATTCGCCTCTGGCCCGAAAACTCCCACTTCGACTTCATGCGCCTGCGGCGCTTCTCCTTTCCGCTGTCCGCTGCCATTTCGATTGCCACGGCAATCGTGCTCGTGACGATCGGCCTCAACTTCGGCATCGACTTCAAGGGCGGCACGCTCATGGAGATCCAGGCCAAGTCCGGCCAGGCCAACGTCGCGCAGATCCGTCAGACCGCCGAGGGCTTCGGCTTCGGCGACGTGGAAGTGCAGGAATTCGGCACGGGCGGCGAGGTCTCCCTTCGCTTCCCGATCCAGGCTGGCGGCGAATCCGCGCAAGCGGCCGTGGTGCAGAAGGCTCGTGATACGTTCAGCAACGAATACGAGTTTCGCCGCGTCGAAACGGTCGGCCCCCGCGTGTCGGGAGAGCTCGTGCAATCCGGCACCATCGGCGTCGTGCTCTCGGTCATCGCGGTGCTGTTCTATCTGTGGTTCCGGTTCGAGCGCGAGCTGGCGGTCGCGTCCATCATCGGCACGCTCCACGACATCGTGCTCACCATCGGCTTCTTCGTGATCACCCGTCACGAATTCAACATGACGTCCATCGCGGCGATCCTGACCATCGTGGGCTACTCGCTCAACGAGACCGTCGTGGTGTTCGACCGAACCCGCGAGCTGATGCGCCGCTACAAGACGATGCCGGCCGAAGAGCTGCTGAACCTGTCGATCAACCACACCATGTCCCGCACGATCATGACGGCTGCGACGACGGCGCTGTCGCTGCTGGCGCTGGTGCTCTTCGGTGGACAGGCGATCCAGGGCTTCGCGCAGGTCATGCTCTACGGCGTCGTCATCTGTACGTATTCGGCCATCTGCATTTCGTCCCCCATGCTGATCTATATCGGCCTGCGCGGGTCGGAATCCGTCAAGGTGCCGGAGGGCAGGGCCGCCGCAGCGGAGTAA
- the trmFO gene encoding methylenetetrahydrofolate--tRNA-(uracil(54)-C(5))-methyltransferase (FADH(2)-oxidizing) TrmFO, with protein sequence MSTIEPIHVIGGGLAGSEATWQIAQAGVPVVLHEMRPVRGTDAHKTEGLAELVCSNSFRSDDAETNAVGLLHQEMRSLGSLIMAKGDANQVPAGGALAVDRDGFSDAVTAALESHPLVTIERGEIAGLPPAEWSSVIVATGPLTSPALAEAILGLTGETSLAFFDAIAPIVYRESINMEIAWFQSRYDKVGPGGTGKDYINCPMTKEQYDAFVDALIAGDKTEFKEWEADTPYFDGCLPIEVMAERGRETLRHGPMKPVGLTDPRNPDKKPYAIVQLRQDNALGTLFNMVGFQTKLKYGAQGDIFRMIPGLENAEFARLGGIHRNTYLNSPKLLDPTLRLKAMPRLRFAGQITGCEGYVESAAVGLMTGRFAAAERLGRPIEPLPHTTALGALINHITGGHIETIDEGPRSFQPMNVNFGLFPPLAQAPKAEDGKRLRGPAKAVARKKALTDRARADLAAWLSAGALPAAAE encoded by the coding sequence ATGAGCACCATCGAACCCATCCATGTCATCGGCGGCGGCCTCGCCGGTTCGGAAGCGACCTGGCAGATCGCCCAAGCCGGTGTGCCCGTCGTGCTCCATGAGATGCGCCCGGTGCGCGGGACCGACGCCCACAAGACGGAAGGTCTTGCCGAGCTCGTCTGCTCGAACTCCTTCCGCTCGGACGATGCCGAGACGAACGCGGTCGGCCTGCTCCATCAGGAGATGCGCAGCCTCGGTTCCCTCATCATGGCGAAGGGCGATGCCAACCAAGTGCCGGCCGGCGGCGCGCTCGCCGTCGACCGCGACGGCTTTTCCGACGCCGTCACGGCGGCGCTCGAATCGCATCCGCTCGTCACCATCGAGCGTGGAGAGATCGCCGGCCTGCCGCCGGCGGAGTGGTCCTCCGTCATCGTCGCCACAGGCCCCCTCACCTCGCCCGCCTTGGCCGAGGCGATCCTCGGACTGACGGGCGAGACGTCGCTCGCGTTCTTCGATGCCATCGCGCCCATCGTCTATCGCGAATCCATCAACATGGAGATCGCGTGGTTCCAGTCCCGCTACGACAAGGTCGGGCCGGGCGGCACGGGCAAGGACTATATCAACTGCCCGATGACCAAGGAGCAGTACGACGCCTTCGTCGATGCGCTGATCGCCGGTGACAAGACCGAGTTCAAGGAATGGGAAGCCGACACTCCCTATTTCGACGGCTGCCTGCCCATCGAGGTCATGGCCGAGCGCGGCCGCGAGACCCTGCGCCATGGACCGATGAAGCCCGTCGGCCTGACCGATCCGCGCAATCCCGACAAGAAGCCTTATGCGATCGTGCAGTTGCGCCAGGACAACGCGCTCGGCACGCTGTTCAACATGGTGGGTTTCCAGACCAAGCTGAAATATGGCGCACAAGGCGATATCTTCCGCATGATCCCGGGCCTGGAGAATGCCGAGTTCGCACGGCTCGGCGGCATTCACCGCAACACCTATCTCAACTCGCCCAAGCTCCTCGACCCGACCCTGCGCCTAAAGGCGATGCCGCGCCTGCGCTTCGCCGGCCAGATCACCGGCTGCGAGGGCTACGTGGAAAGCGCAGCCGTGGGCCTGATGACCGGCCGCTTCGCCGCTGCCGAGCGGCTCGGCCGCCCGATCGAGCCCCTGCCGCACACCACGGCCTTGGGAGCCCTGATCAACCACATCACGGGCGGCCACATCGAGACCATCGACGAGGGGCCGCGCTCCTTCCAGCCGATGAACGTCAATTTCGGTCTGTTCCCGCCGCTCGCCCAGGCCCCAAAGGCCGAGGACGGGAAGCGCCTGCGCGGCCCGGCCAAGGCCGTAGCCCGCAAGAAGGCGCTGACGGACCGGGCCCGGGCGGACTTGGCAGCGTGGCTGTCGGCCGGCGCCTTGCCTGCGGCGGCAGAGTAA